The following are from one region of the Rhizobium sullae genome:
- a CDS encoding ArsR/SmtB family transcription factor encodes MIMEPAALDRMFHALSDRSRRGMVDRLGRGPASVMELARPFSMTLPTVMKHLTVLEASGLVHSEKNGRVRTYRLQQEALGHLDRWISERKASWNMSFDRLDHFLAEEEQTP; translated from the coding sequence ATGATCATGGAACCTGCCGCCCTCGACCGGATGTTTCACGCTTTGTCGGACCGCAGCCGCCGCGGCATGGTCGATCGCCTCGGCCGCGGCCCTGCTTCCGTCATGGAATTGGCAAGGCCTTTCTCCATGACGCTGCCGACGGTGATGAAGCATCTGACCGTACTGGAAGCGAGCGGCCTCGTGCATTCGGAGAAGAATGGCCGCGTCCGCACCTATCGCCTGCAGCAGGAGGCGCTTGGCCATCTCGATCGCTGGATTTCCGAGCGGAAGGCAAGCTGGAACATGAGCTTCGACCGCCTCGACCACTTTCTCGCAGAGGAGGAACAGACGCCATGA
- a CDS encoding glutathione S-transferase family protein, protein MSLVLYGHPLASFCHKVLIALYENGTPFENRIVDLMDEASSADLFRFWPVGKMPVLRDEALDSTIPETSIIIEYLDRHYPGPVRLLPDDIDRALRVRLWDRFFDLYVQAPLQKIVTDTLRPEGRKDPHGVEEARGTLATAYGMIEQQLGGNQWITGDSFTMADCAAAPALFYAETLVPFGDDQPKLRAYYERLLGQPSFARVLKEALPYFKFYPYSRQLPERIRNEMPSA, encoded by the coding sequence ATGTCGCTCGTTCTTTACGGACACCCCCTCGCCTCCTTCTGCCACAAGGTGTTGATCGCGCTTTACGAGAACGGCACGCCTTTCGAAAATCGCATCGTCGATCTGATGGATGAAGCGTCGAGCGCCGATCTTTTCCGCTTCTGGCCTGTCGGCAAGATGCCGGTCCTGCGCGATGAGGCGCTGGACAGCACGATCCCCGAGACGAGCATCATCATCGAATATCTCGACCGGCATTACCCCGGCCCCGTCCGCCTGCTGCCGGACGATATCGACCGGGCGCTTCGCGTCCGCCTCTGGGATCGCTTCTTCGATCTCTACGTGCAGGCGCCGCTGCAGAAGATCGTCACCGATACTCTTCGCCCGGAGGGCCGCAAGGATCCGCATGGAGTAGAAGAGGCGCGCGGCACGCTCGCGACGGCCTACGGTATGATCGAGCAGCAGCTCGGCGGCAACCAGTGGATCACGGGCGACAGCTTCACGATGGCCGATTGCGCCGCCGCACCCGCCCTCTTTTATGCCGAAACGCTCGTCCCCTTCGGCGACGACCAGCCGAAGCTTCGCGCCTATTACGAACGCCTGCTCGGTCAGCCGTCCTTTGCGCGGGTTCTGAAGGAGGCATTGCCCTACTTCAAGTTCTACCCCTATAGTCGCCAGCTCCCCGAGCGCATCCGCAACGAGATGCCTTCCGCATGA
- a CDS encoding methyltransferase produces the protein MAKKIDEEALAEAYNRALALEKAGDIDAAVTAYEEVLAIDPEDHGGAAVRIASMGRGDTPAKAPDAYVETLFDQHAEVFEDVLVEQLSYHVPLLVRQRLQELKLGPFKRMLDLGCGTGLTGGTLRDLCDDMTGIDISENMVEIAHEKDLYETLFVAEVEDFLDDNDEDAFDLITATDVLPYLGALEPLFFGAAENLTPGGLFVFSSETLPETAAKSHPYMVGPHQRFLHAESYIRDRLTATGFSLVEMTEINVRMQEGQPSPGHLVIARLA, from the coding sequence ATGGCAAAGAAGATCGACGAAGAAGCGCTTGCGGAAGCCTATAACCGTGCCCTTGCCCTCGAAAAGGCCGGCGACATCGACGCTGCCGTGACAGCCTACGAGGAAGTGCTGGCAATCGACCCTGAAGACCACGGCGGCGCGGCCGTCCGCATCGCCTCGATGGGCCGCGGCGACACGCCGGCCAAAGCGCCGGATGCCTATGTCGAGACCCTCTTCGACCAGCATGCCGAAGTCTTCGAAGATGTGCTTGTCGAGCAGCTCAGCTACCACGTCCCCCTGCTGGTGCGCCAGCGCCTGCAGGAGCTGAAGCTCGGCCCCTTCAAGCGCATGCTCGACCTCGGCTGCGGCACGGGGCTCACGGGCGGCACGCTGCGCGATCTCTGCGACGACATGACCGGTATCGACATTTCCGAAAACATGGTCGAGATCGCCCATGAGAAGGACCTCTACGAAACCCTCTTCGTCGCCGAGGTCGAGGATTTCCTCGACGACAACGACGAGGACGCCTTCGACCTCATTACCGCGACCGACGTCCTGCCCTATCTCGGTGCCCTGGAACCGCTCTTCTTCGGCGCCGCCGAAAACCTGACGCCCGGCGGCCTTTTCGTCTTCTCCTCCGAAACGTTGCCCGAAACCGCCGCTAAAAGCCATCCCTATATGGTCGGCCCACACCAGCGCTTCCTGCACGCCGAATCCTACATCCGCGACCGCCTGACCGCCACCGGCTTCAGCCTGGTAGAAATGACGGAAATCAATGTCCGCATGCAGGAAGGCCAGCCTAGCCCAGGGCATCTCGTGATCGCGCGGCTCGCCTAG
- a CDS encoding DUF2270 domain-containing protein, whose protein sequence is MDTELGKTVDGDTPPEIMRPSLPASQPEITNTLSHYYRGELGRMTSWRDRIDRTSNWAITVVAALLSVSLSTPTAHHGVLLFGIMLISLLLLIEARRYRFFDIYRARVRQVEKNYFAQILSPDANSVRDWGPVVASSLRKPKFLLTYHAAVQRRLQRNYSWMYLIMLLAWALKITTPKLQAEGSTLTHAQSWTYVIDNAVLGPLPGLLVIALVAAFYLAILYGVLRREPDQGEFIRGEAHV, encoded by the coding sequence ATGGATACGGAGCTCGGAAAGACGGTGGACGGCGATACGCCCCCCGAGATCATGCGGCCTTCGCTTCCCGCGAGTCAGCCGGAGATCACCAATACGCTCAGTCACTACTACCGCGGCGAACTCGGGCGCATGACGAGCTGGCGGGATCGCATCGACCGGACATCGAACTGGGCGATCACGGTGGTCGCGGCCTTGCTCTCTGTCTCGCTGTCGACGCCGACCGCGCACCATGGTGTGCTTCTCTTCGGAATAATGCTGATCTCGCTGCTCTTGCTGATCGAGGCGAGGCGCTACCGTTTCTTCGACATCTACCGGGCCCGCGTCCGGCAGGTCGAAAAAAACTATTTCGCGCAGATCCTGTCACCAGACGCGAATTCCGTGCGTGATTGGGGTCCAGTGGTCGCAAGCAGCCTGCGCAAGCCGAAATTCCTGCTCACCTATCATGCGGCCGTGCAGCGGCGGTTACAGCGGAACTATAGCTGGATGTATCTTATCATGCTGCTTGCATGGGCGCTGAAAATCACGACTCCGAAGCTGCAGGCCGAGGGCAGCACGCTGACGCATGCGCAGTCCTGGACCTATGTGATCGACAATGCCGTGCTCGGGCCGCTTCCCGGGCTCTTGGTGATTGCCCTTGTGGCGGCCTTTTATCTCGCCATCCTTTACGGCGTGTTGCGCCGGGAACCCGACCAAGGCGAGTTCATCCGCGGCGAGGCACATGTCTAG
- a CDS encoding usg protein, with product MNKDFEKQLQGYGLTTAHILYRLPDHPTILQTYIWQEYDLAPDFPEMRGFLKFWQEKLDGPLHSVRYVHRKLISATEWRALKGGFILH from the coding sequence ATGAACAAGGACTTCGAAAAGCAGCTTCAGGGATACGGGCTGACCACCGCCCACATCCTCTACCGTCTGCCAGATCACCCGACGATCCTGCAGACCTACATCTGGCAAGAATACGATCTTGCTCCGGATTTTCCCGAAATGCGCGGCTTCCTGAAATTCTGGCAGGAAAAACTGGACGGCCCGCTGCATTCGGTGCGTTACGTCCACCGCAAGCTGATCTCGGCAACGGAATGGCGCGCCTTGAAGGGCGGTTTCATCCTGCATTAA
- a CDS encoding ABC transporter permease — translation MSYAETLIPPQPAPKEIVKPLTGTRVVGSLLVLLWALLAAGLIYMVIAGWDVDKFTRYGPRYLHGLGTTILLVTISVIFGAALSLPLAFARMSRNRIISTLAYCYVYVFRGTPLLAQLFLIYYGLGGFRVQLESAGLWWFFRDAWYCGLFSMTINTAAYQAEILRGAIESVPHGQHEAASALGIHKAVAFRKIVLPQALIVALRPYGNEIILLIKGSAVVAIITVLDLMGETRYAFSRTFDYQTYLWAAIFYLSMVEALRHFWNWIERRLTRHLKR, via the coding sequence GTGAGCTATGCGGAAACCCTCATCCCGCCACAGCCGGCGCCGAAGGAAATCGTGAAGCCGTTAACCGGCACGCGCGTTGTCGGCTCGCTCCTCGTCCTCCTGTGGGCGCTGCTTGCCGCGGGCCTGATCTACATGGTGATCGCCGGCTGGGACGTGGACAAGTTCACGCGCTACGGGCCGCGCTACCTGCATGGGCTCGGCACCACCATTCTGCTCGTCACGATCTCGGTTATCTTCGGTGCAGCGCTTTCGCTGCCGCTCGCCTTCGCGCGCATGTCGAGGAACAGGATCATCAGCACGCTTGCCTATTGCTACGTCTACGTGTTCCGCGGCACGCCGCTCCTGGCGCAGCTCTTCCTGATCTACTACGGCCTCGGTGGCTTCCGCGTGCAGCTCGAATCCGCCGGCCTCTGGTGGTTCTTCCGTGACGCCTGGTATTGCGGCCTCTTTTCGATGACTATCAATACCGCCGCCTATCAGGCCGAAATCCTGCGCGGCGCCATCGAAAGCGTGCCGCATGGCCAGCACGAGGCGGCGTCGGCACTCGGCATTCACAAGGCGGTTGCCTTCCGCAAGATCGTCCTGCCGCAGGCGCTCATCGTGGCGCTGCGCCCTTACGGCAATGAAATCATCCTGCTGATCAAGGGTTCAGCCGTCGTCGCCATCATCACCGTGCTCGATCTGATGGGCGAGACCCGCTATGCCTTCTCGCGCACCTTCGACTACCAGACCTATCTCTGGGCTGCGATCTTCTATCTATCGATGGTCGAGGCGCTCCGGCATTTCTGGAACTGGATTGAGCGTCGCCTGACACGGCACTTGAAGCGCTGA
- a CDS encoding ABC transporter permease, with protein MGGLSSALGSFWAWIGYIFDPLCGPAGVFTWFGPSTILACGNAGWGDEIALGLKTTVSVALLTLPVGLVIGFFVALGQQSEEKSVRLASGIYTTIFRGLPELLTLFIIYYGMQILIQSVLFSFGSEQRVEINAFIAGMIALSVVFSAYCAEVLLSAFRAIPRGQYEAGYALGLHHGRTLGLIVLPQLIRIALPGLTNLWMILLKDTSYVSIIGLADILRQTGVAVRVTKQAFFFYIIACALYLALAVISSIGLSYIERWAKRSEVRR; from the coding sequence ATGGGCGGATTGTCTTCCGCGCTGGGCTCGTTCTGGGCCTGGATAGGATATATCTTCGATCCGCTGTGCGGACCTGCCGGCGTTTTCACCTGGTTCGGCCCATCGACCATCCTCGCCTGCGGCAATGCAGGCTGGGGCGACGAAATCGCGCTCGGCCTGAAGACCACCGTCAGCGTGGCGCTTTTGACGCTTCCCGTCGGTCTCGTCATCGGCTTCTTCGTTGCGCTCGGCCAGCAATCGGAAGAAAAGTCCGTGCGGCTCGCATCCGGCATCTACACCACGATCTTCCGCGGCCTGCCCGAGTTGCTGACGCTCTTCATCATCTATTACGGCATGCAGATCCTGATCCAGTCAGTGCTCTTCTCGTTCGGCTCTGAGCAGCGGGTCGAGATCAATGCCTTCATAGCCGGCATGATCGCGCTCTCGGTGGTCTTTTCCGCCTATTGCGCGGAAGTGCTGCTGTCGGCCTTCCGCGCTATTCCGAGGGGCCAGTACGAAGCCGGGTATGCGCTCGGCCTTCATCACGGCCGCACGCTCGGCCTGATCGTCCTGCCGCAATTGATCCGAATTGCGCTTCCCGGTCTCACGAACCTGTGGATGATCCTGCTCAAGGACACGTCCTACGTCTCGATCATCGGCCTTGCCGACATCCTGCGCCAGACAGGCGTCGCCGTCCGCGTCACCAAGCAGGCCTTCTTCTTCTACATCATCGCCTGCGCCCTCTACCTTGCGCTGGCGGTCATCTCGTCGATCGGCCTCAGCTATATCGAACGCTGGGCGAAGCGATCGGAGGTCCGCCGGTGA
- a CDS encoding ABC transporter substrate-binding protein produces MRISTRFLAAASLAAMSLFAGSAMADGEKYVIGTDSTYPPFEFVDASGEIKGFDIDIAKALCAEMKAECSFVSSDWDGIIPALQAKKFDMIVSSMSITPERLKLVDFSNKYYNTPPAVAVPKDSTIADVAGLKGKTIGAQTSTTHANYSEKHLADTELKLYPTADEYKLDLSNGRIDAAIDDVVVLSEWVKSEAGACCKILTTLPVDKEINGEGAGIAVRQGDPLKDKLNTAIAAIRASGKYKEIQDKYFDFNVYGE; encoded by the coding sequence ATGCGTATCTCCACCCGTTTTCTCGCCGCAGCCTCGCTCGCCGCGATGTCCCTCTTCGCAGGTTCGGCAATGGCCGATGGCGAGAAGTACGTGATCGGCACCGACTCGACCTACCCGCCCTTCGAATTCGTTGACGCCAGTGGCGAGATCAAGGGCTTCGACATCGACATCGCCAAGGCGCTCTGCGCGGAAATGAAGGCTGAATGCTCCTTCGTCAGCAGCGACTGGGACGGCATCATCCCTGCGCTGCAGGCCAAGAAGTTCGATATGATCGTTTCGTCCATGTCGATCACGCCGGAGCGTCTGAAGCTCGTCGACTTCAGCAACAAATACTACAACACGCCGCCGGCCGTCGCCGTGCCGAAGGACTCGACGATCGCCGACGTCGCCGGCCTGAAAGGCAAGACGATCGGCGCGCAGACCTCGACGACGCACGCCAACTACTCCGAAAAGCACCTTGCCGACACGGAGCTCAAGCTTTATCCGACCGCCGACGAGTATAAGCTCGACCTTTCGAACGGCCGTATCGACGCCGCCATCGACGACGTCGTCGTTCTTTCTGAATGGGTCAAGTCGGAAGCCGGCGCCTGCTGCAAGATCCTGACGACGCTTCCCGTCGACAAGGAAATCAACGGCGAGGGTGCCGGTATCGCCGTGCGTCAGGGCGACCCGCTCAAGGACAAACTGAACACCGCAATCGCAGCGATCCGCGCCAGCGGCAAGTACAAGGAAATCCAGGACAAGTACTTCGACTTCAACGTTTACGGCGAATAG
- a CDS encoding OmpA family protein, with translation MGMKSRLFASAAFPLLSLSLAMSPADAATAAGGSAVRPAPQVISGSYEVAQDAAPSEEELLKKRRKRPAEQPAQEQQPEAAPQREAPQAEQEAPRRKRREAAPEPQQAPEAQQAQPSEEQPRRKKRQAAPEQAAPEQQQEQVAPEAPRRKQRQAAPETQQAPEAEQAQPSEEQPRRKKRQAAPEQAAPEQQQEPVAPQQGEAQPQAEEPKPQTEEAQPEQQRPRKRDKQQATEGEQPAVKPGRKPATTAQPEQKPAEDQAAPEKPPVPAKSPEKPPVPAEPGEAQKPAEGGEQPLQQQGEQVPVQPGAPTGEQPAGGAQPTEQAIPAPEKVTPEELERRKQIAEDPSKSNETVVLPVENGAAVLDSDKDADRTAGQGGRRQRDRQRAAEQQVIAAPKSDADAQLAPEGQRRPPVKFEAVTSEEGRRLDRRPEFMSPEGARVERYEGDDNRIIMQFNNRIVVRSDDDRRFLRDGEQPIYEQLSRDRYRETIERPEGYRIVTIRNRYGDIIQRSRIDSGGREYVLYYSPELYDDPDRGYFEDPGADLPPMRLAIPVRDYIIDTSSDPDRDYYEFLSEPPVEPVERVYSLNEVKYSARIRDKVRRIDLDTITFATGSAEIPMSQARSLRKVADAMNEVLQKDQSETFLIEGHTDAVGSDQSNLVLSDQRAESVANVLTDVYGIPPENLATQGYGERYLKVNTDGPEQENRRVTIRRVTALVRPVASNQ, from the coding sequence ATGGGTATGAAATCAAGATTGTTTGCCAGTGCGGCTTTCCCGCTGCTTTCGCTGTCGCTGGCCATGTCGCCAGCCGATGCAGCGACTGCGGCCGGTGGAAGCGCCGTTCGGCCCGCACCGCAGGTGATCAGCGGCAGTTACGAGGTGGCGCAGGATGCTGCGCCTTCGGAAGAAGAGCTTCTGAAGAAGAGACGCAAGCGGCCAGCAGAGCAGCCTGCGCAGGAGCAGCAGCCGGAGGCAGCACCGCAGCGGGAGGCACCGCAGGCCGAACAGGAAGCGCCGCGCCGCAAGCGGCGCGAGGCAGCACCCGAGCCGCAGCAGGCTCCGGAAGCACAGCAGGCTCAGCCGAGCGAAGAGCAGCCGCGGCGCAAGAAGCGTCAAGCCGCACCGGAGCAGGCCGCTCCCGAACAGCAGCAGGAGCAGGTAGCCCCGGAGGCGCCGCGCCGCAAGCAGCGGCAGGCAGCGCCGGAAACCCAGCAGGCGCCGGAAGCAGAGCAGGCTCAACCGAGCGAAGAACAGCCGCGGCGCAAGAAGCGTCAAGCCGCACCGGAGCAGGCCGCTCCCGAACAGCAGCAGGAGCCGGTAGCGCCGCAGCAGGGCGAAGCGCAGCCGCAGGCTGAAGAGCCGAAACCGCAGACGGAAGAGGCACAACCTGAGCAGCAGCGTCCGCGTAAGCGCGACAAGCAGCAGGCGACTGAAGGCGAGCAGCCTGCAGTGAAGCCGGGCCGGAAACCCGCCACGACTGCCCAGCCGGAACAGAAGCCGGCCGAGGACCAGGCTGCTCCTGAGAAGCCTCCCGTGCCTGCCAAATCACCGGAAAAGCCGCCGGTACCCGCAGAGCCGGGCGAGGCGCAGAAGCCCGCTGAAGGCGGCGAACAGCCGCTGCAACAGCAGGGCGAACAGGTGCCTGTCCAGCCAGGAGCGCCGACTGGCGAACAGCCGGCCGGTGGTGCGCAGCCGACGGAGCAAGCCATTCCTGCGCCTGAGAAGGTGACCCCGGAAGAACTCGAACGCCGCAAGCAGATCGCCGAGGATCCGAGCAAGAGCAACGAGACGGTGGTCCTGCCAGTCGAGAACGGTGCCGCCGTGCTCGACAGCGACAAGGATGCGGACCGCACTGCCGGCCAGGGCGGACGGCGTCAACGCGACCGTCAGCGTGCGGCAGAGCAGCAGGTCATCGCCGCGCCGAAATCCGACGCCGATGCGCAACTCGCGCCGGAAGGCCAGCGCCGTCCTCCAGTCAAGTTTGAAGCGGTGACGAGCGAAGAGGGCCGCAGGCTCGACCGCAGGCCGGAGTTCATGAGCCCCGAAGGAGCGCGCGTCGAGCGCTACGAGGGTGACGACAACCGCATCATCATGCAGTTCAACAACCGCATCGTGGTGCGCAGCGATGACGACCGTCGCTTCCTCAGGGACGGCGAACAGCCGATCTACGAACAACTTTCGCGAGACCGCTACCGCGAGACGATCGAGCGCCCGGAAGGCTATCGCATCGTGACCATCCGCAACCGCTATGGCGACATCATTCAGCGCTCGCGCATCGATAGCGGCGGCCGCGAATATGTTCTCTACTATTCGCCGGAACTCTACGATGATCCGGACCGCGGCTACTTCGAGGATCCGGGCGCCGATCTGCCGCCGATGCGGCTGGCTATCCCGGTGCGCGACTACATCATCGATACCAGCAGCGATCCGGACCGCGATTATTACGAGTTCCTGAGCGAGCCGCCTGTGGAACCCGTCGAGCGCGTCTATTCGCTGAACGAGGTGAAGTATTCGGCCCGTATCCGCGACAAGGTGCGCCGCATCGACCTCGATACGATCACTTTCGCGACGGGTAGCGCCGAGATCCCGATGAGCCAGGCCCGGAGCCTGCGCAAGGTTGCGGATGCGATGAACGAGGTGCTTCAAAAGGATCAGAGCGAGACCTTCCTGATCGAAGGCCATACGGATGCCGTCGGCTCCGACCAGAGCAATCTCGTCCTTTCGGACCAGCGTGCCGAATCAGTCGCCAACGTGCTGACGGATGTCTATGGCATTCCACCGGAAAACCTCGCCACGCAGGGTTATGGCGAGCGCTATCTGAAGGTCAATACGGACGGTCCGGAACAGGAAAACCGCCGCGTGACCATCCGCCGTGTCACGGCGCTGGTGCGCCCCGTCGCGTCGAACCAGTAA
- the mobB gene encoding molybdopterin-guanine dinucleotide biosynthesis protein B: MTGPRIFGIAGWKNSGKTGLAVRLVEEFTRRGYCISTIKHAHHDFDIDKVGADSYRHRQAGAHEVTIVSGTRYAIMHELRGAPEPSFEEILARLAPCDLVLIEGYKREPIPKIEARRQEAARRDPLAPADPHICAIAADHPITDTDLPVFNLDDTTEIADFIAARIGLGEASPSPQRGEDVP, from the coding sequence ATGACCGGACCACGCATTTTCGGAATCGCCGGCTGGAAGAATTCGGGCAAGACCGGCCTTGCCGTCCGCCTCGTCGAGGAATTCACCCGCCGCGGCTATTGCATCTCGACGATAAAGCACGCCCACCACGATTTCGACATCGACAAGGTCGGCGCCGACAGCTACCGCCACCGCCAGGCGGGTGCGCATGAGGTAACGATCGTGTCCGGCACCCGCTACGCCATCATGCACGAGCTGCGCGGAGCACCTGAACCAAGCTTCGAGGAAATCCTCGCCCGCCTCGCGCCCTGCGACCTGGTGCTGATCGAAGGCTACAAGCGCGAACCGATCCCGAAGATCGAAGCGCGCCGCCAGGAAGCCGCCAGGCGCGATCCGCTGGCACCGGCCGACCCGCATATCTGCGCCATCGCCGCCGACCATCCCATCACGGACACCGACCTGCCGGTCTTCAATCTCGATGATACGACAGAGATCGCCGATTTCATCGCCGCCAGGATCGGTCTAGGAGAAGCCTCCCCTTCTCCCCAGCGGGGAGAAGATGTCCCTTAG
- the mobA gene encoding molybdenum cofactor guanylyltransferase MobA: MADFSLQNTKIPGVILAGGRSSRMGQDKASVMLGGRSLLDHAIARLSPQVSIIAVNADSEPQCGLTFIPDIVPGKAGPMAGIHAAMAHAAALPGVSHVVTVSIDSPFFPAELVADFAAAIDSPAKIAIAASEGRPHPVFGLWPISLAEELAGWIATDEKRRVRDFLLRHDVAEVSFPLHPTRASLLDPFFNINTPDDLVEAERWLQVLS, from the coding sequence ATGGCCGATTTTTCCTTGCAGAACACCAAAATCCCCGGCGTCATCCTTGCCGGCGGCCGTTCGTCGCGCATGGGCCAGGACAAGGCCTCCGTCATGCTCGGCGGCCGCTCGCTGCTCGATCATGCCATCGCGCGGTTATCTCCGCAGGTCTCTATAATTGCGGTGAATGCCGACAGCGAGCCGCAATGCGGATTGACGTTCATACCGGATATCGTCCCCGGCAAAGCGGGACCGATGGCCGGCATCCATGCAGCCATGGCGCATGCCGCCGCGCTTCCCGGCGTCAGCCACGTCGTGACAGTCTCGATCGACAGCCCGTTCTTCCCTGCAGAGCTCGTCGCGGATTTCGCAGCCGCAATCGATTCCCCGGCAAAGATCGCAATCGCCGCCTCTGAAGGCCGCCCCCATCCCGTCTTCGGCCTCTGGCCGATTTCGCTCGCGGAGGAACTCGCCGGCTGGATCGCGACGGACGAAAAGCGCCGCGTGCGCGACTTCCTCTTGCGGCATGACGTAGCGGAAGTTTCCTTCCCGCTGCATCCGACGCGCGCCAGCCTTCTCGATCCTTTCTTCAACATCAACACGCCGGACGACCTGGTGGAAGCCGAACGCTGGCTGCAGGTGCTGTCATGA
- a CDS encoding DMT family transporter translates to MPRSRNTQGAIFMSMAMAGFSSSDALSKSVIGHMNAGEIIFIRGVFTSILVYLIARHLGALRSWRIVLKPVIILRIVCEVIAAITYITALGLMPIANASAILQSLPLVVTFGAALFFREPVGWRRWSAILVGLVGVLIIIRPGPEGFTPAALLCVASVLVTAGRDLATRSIDPEIPSLMVTVITAMSVAFFGALLMPALGGWQPVSLTSLLHLLLASVLVLIGYQSVILAMRTGEISFVAPFRYTSLIFSALLGVFFFAEVPDFWTLCGAAVVIASGLYTFYREAKRRVPPMAQESEPRSPV, encoded by the coding sequence ATGCCGCGGTCTCGCAATACCCAGGGCGCAATCTTCATGAGCATGGCCATGGCCGGCTTCTCCTCAAGCGACGCCCTCTCCAAGTCGGTCATCGGCCATATGAACGCCGGCGAAATCATCTTTATCCGCGGCGTCTTCACCAGCATTCTCGTCTATCTAATCGCCCGCCATCTGGGCGCGCTCCGCTCCTGGCGCATCGTGCTGAAACCGGTCATCATCCTGCGCATCGTTTGCGAAGTGATCGCTGCAATCACCTATATCACGGCGCTCGGATTGATGCCGATCGCCAATGCCTCGGCCATCCTACAGTCCCTGCCGCTTGTCGTGACCTTCGGGGCAGCGCTCTTCTTCCGCGAGCCCGTCGGCTGGCGGCGCTGGTCGGCGATCCTTGTCGGCCTCGTCGGCGTCCTCATCATAATCCGTCCCGGTCCCGAAGGCTTCACTCCAGCCGCCCTTCTCTGCGTCGCCAGCGTTCTGGTGACGGCGGGGCGCGATCTCGCAACCCGCTCCATCGATCCCGAAATCCCCTCGCTAATGGTGACCGTCATTACTGCCATGTCGGTCGCCTTCTTCGGCGCGCTCCTGATGCCGGCGCTCGGCGGCTGGCAGCCCGTCAGCCTCACCTCGCTTCTGCACCTGCTGCTTGCTTCGGTCCTGGTGCTGATCGGCTATCAATCCGTCATCCTCGCAATGCGCACCGGCGAGATCTCCTTCGTCGCGCCCTTCCGCTATACGAGCCTGATCTTCTCAGCGCTTCTTGGCGTCTTCTTCTTCGCCGAAGTGCCGGATTTCTGGACGCTCTGTGGCGCCGCGGTTGTCATCGCGTCCGGCCTCTATACCTTCTATCGCGAGGCCAAACGCCGCGTGCCGCCAATGGCGCAGGAATCCGAACCCAGAAGCCCAGTCTGA